In Cucurbita pepo subsp. pepo cultivar mu-cu-16 chromosome LG10, ASM280686v2, whole genome shotgun sequence, the DNA window AGACCTAATTAATTCCATAAACACTCGATTAATTAGAGTTTGAATacagttttgaaattttcctatgaaaatatttgttcacgattaattaaagaaattacaaaCACTAAACCCGAAGGCTACATTAGTCTGGCCGTGCGGCCCAAATGTGGAAGTTTTGGGCCTTCAATCATATATGACGGCCGAAGCCAGCATAGCCCAGATGTGATTGTTTGGGCCATTCACTTCATAGTTCATACGGCCCATTATCTAATAGGACTGCATTTTTCCGATTCACTCGAAAATTTTAGTTCTATCACacatattgtcttctttaggctttcattttttagcttccttctttaaaacgcgtctgcNTCTTGTCAACTTGGACAACTTCTCACGATCTTTGTCCCGCATATCACTAGGAAGATTGGGATCTTTACAAAAGGCTTTCTATCTAAATCAAGCTTTCGTCTCAATTCATATTTAGCCGCGAGCAATCTACGTTTGTGATCTCGTGTATATTTAGCTTCTCCTCTTACTGAGTTTCCCCCTCATCTTTTTGCAAAAAGCCGCTCCACGGTGGTAAAGTCTCATCTTGTGTGTTGGCCGAAGTGACAATAGTCACATTGAACCCTATAATATGcagattattgagagtgagtcccacattggttaatttagagaatgatcatggatttataagggaataatactatcttcattagtatgaggttttttgggaaagcccaaaacaaagccatccgctcaaagtggacataAAAGTATACGTCATACaattaacttaaattaattttttaggttaaaggGTTGAGTATCAATGGGATGTGGAGCTAAGCTTATGTTCCTGAAAATGGTTagtaaatgaagcaaaagTACCCCCAAGTTTACGAAACTGGCAGACAGAAGGGGCTgttttttttactgccttcaaCTTCATGACCTCACAAAAATCAACAAAGTCAGCAAATGGAATGTTTTTTCGATtagtttaagaaaaatttatgtaattaatgGGAGTTGGTGCAGAAATTTGCAAAAAGATTGTGCGCTAATTTCAAcgtaaattaaatatgatttaattattttaaatgaaaccGGAATTGACCCTTTCttctaactttattttattttttatatatcaaTAATCGTCaagatattataattaaaaaattaaatcactataaatttaagattatgaACATCAAAtcgttacatttttttaatatgtggAGACCAAATTCTatctttaaaaagaaaaataagattaaggTTTGGTTACCTACTCCTTGAAAGATATCAAAAcatgttgaattttttgacaaacataaataatattctatTATTAGTTGTGTTTGAAAAGGACATTTTACGTGTAAAAAGCTATCGACAAAGATTTAGGAATTATGTGTTTATAagaccaaaattaaatttgtagtAATCAAAGGCtactgttagcaaatattgtccgttatAACTCGTTACATATAACTATTAgtctcactgttttaaaatgcgtttgttagagagagactTTCAcactttataagaaatgtttcgttttactctccaaccgatatgagatctcacattgtggtaaagttttgattttaaatagaAGAAACAATATATTTAACGTAACGAACTATGCGTTGATATtaaccagaaaaaaaaaaaagacaaataaaacCGGGCCTTCGATGTGACGgtactttattattttgtttggtaatgtcgcattataattattagtatATACGGAGTATTTTTGTATGTCACGTTGTGTAGATATGCTCATAGGCCATTTAAAGGAAACGGCCATACCATGCTTTGGATTCATGCCCTTTTTGAGTATGTGATGTTTGATGGTGTTTCTTTTGGTTTGGCATTATTTAACGTCGGCATCGAACCATATataaccataaataaatagcgagaaattatttatttttatttaaaatgtaaaatttagatGTGAATAATGCATTTAAAGAAGGTAGAAATAGGTGAGGCAGAATTAGAGTACGGATATACAGAGCAAAAAAGGGATGCAATGAAAATGGTCAATAGTtgtaaaacaacaaaaaatagcAAATGTACGTAAAAATAGGTACCATAAATGTCCagatttttgtaaattttatacAACCAAACCAATCAGACATTGATGTGAAAGATAAAAATGTCGTGTTATTCCAATTTAATTTCGGGTCTTCAAGCTTCTCTTCTACAACCACGTGCCTTTTTCCCATTGATCAAAAGTCCCATCCTACACGCACTCCACCAGACGTGTCTCTTCATCTTTATTATGGTgccgaaatctctctccaccaGACGTGTTTTGAAATCGTGAGACTTACATGGGTACGTAATAGactaaagcggataatatctgctaaggGTTGGtttaaattgttacaaatagtatcaaagttaAACACCGGACAACGTGCTAGCGAGAACATTAGCCCCTAGGAGAGTGGATGgtggaaacatttcttataagggtgagAAAAACTTcataatagacgcgttttaaaatcgagGCTAGCGGTGacacgtaatgggccaaaacaaacattatatgctagcagtgggcttgagttatCTACTTTGAATATAAGTTTTCCtgactttacttttgatttttccAAAATGCTTTATACCAATAGATATCGAAAttctccccttgaacaaagtacagtATGGAGTCTCCCATTAGGCCCTCCTTCTCTTTGGAGCCCCTGAATTTGCTTCACAATTGAGTCGCTTGATTAGACTTTCAATACTTGCAACTTATTTATTCGACAATTtgagattctattgacatggttcaGTTAAGAGCGActctaatattaaattattgaaacacAACTCTTTTGTGGAAAACactcataattttattaagacTAGTCAATAACAGATTACAAGACACTCCATAAAATCGAACGAATttctaactaaaataaaaagagtataataaataattcaattatttaatctgattctacaaaattaattggtatttaattttgatgtgacattgtttttattttagatttttgatttgatgttttttctttattttttgttggcgaaatgaattttaaattagatatGGTGTATTGATTTTTGTCAACATTTACCCTTGTATCGTTGACAGGTTGTGccagagaaaaaaagaaagtaaattgATAAATAATATCGACGCGACgtttagtaaataaataaataaataaataaataaataaataaataaaatatatatatatatatatacaaactCAAACGCAAGAGCTTTTTCtcatcatttataattattttattttagtttaaaattcattaaaatttcccataataatatattaaacaaaaacctCGGTCAGGGGACATGTCTGAATGATGTCTGAAAAATTAGCAAAAAATTGTTAGGCTAGGTTTGGAACAGATTATATagttttcatatttcaaaattgaaaatttcttttatgaaagtaaaataattttaacaatttaaagATTCAGTGGACCGAGAACCCTAATATTTTGTATGATATTTGGAGGCAGAGACAAGTTGCTTAAAAGGCTGTTTCTGAAGAACAAAGATGGTTCCCCACACAAATAGATTGACCAAGAACAACACAGCCTATAATAAGAATTCACATGCACCAGTCTTGGTTTCTCTGTCGTCAAAACCTgtctttttctcttccttcttttattcatatttattcatttttattccaaagaataattttattgatgattattaaGACGAGTTTGGTCAGAGTAGGAGAATGCTACCATTATAATTTGGTGCATTTAGGTGGAGAAAAAATAAGTATGggattttttaaatggttacAAATCGTTGATGTTAAAGGATAACCTAAAAACTGGTTTGGTCctggttttatttatatgaaataattaaacttCTAGCAATTTCTTCANtttttttttttttttttttttttttttttttttttttttttttttttttgtgtgtaaatttataatctagttgtcttcaattttaatttgatttactaacaattttctgaaattatctacgtttttaaatatttctaaaatttcaactaGCCTgtggaaacaaaaataatctGGACTGTTTCACAATgatttccttttaatttcttataatttttttttttaaatttattcaaagattttaaaagttatatccagaaattatttgttttattcctTATCCGAAACACCATAGAACTTGtcagttaaaaaaaacatatttagtATTGAAAAGTTAGGTGGGATATGAGAAAACGAAATCTAAATAGTAGATAAAccaaatatagaaattaataagaaatttgtttttctaaaaaaaaaaacaacaacaacgaaTATGTTTGTTTTAAAAAGGATTACCacaaaacctttgtttttgtttttttttaattaagctTAAACAATAATTCTACCGAGCTTTGttacctaatttttttaatttaaactaatattttaaatactaaaaataaaattatttttaggaaaatcGAAATCATATtacttaaataaaatcaagggaacgacatttaaaaatataaataaataaataaaagccaAATTATTGTCAAGGGTCATATCCTACCCTATTTTAGTTCAGATTGAAGGTAGAACAACATTGATGACAAGGTTTGGTAAGAATCGTAACTAAGTTGGAGAGGACTAGGTCGTCTCCGACTCTCATACTTGGTTGttataataatagtaatattaatatcaataaaaataataataagttcaacaaaaaataaaaaataatacgatttttcatttatttgcaGATTGAACTAAGAGTCTGCCAACATATgtgaatataaatataattttgtcattAAAATACAAGGGACggattaattttattttattttagttcatatactttcaaatatttaaattttatatttctcatCTCAATTTTCGCTTAAATAATTAGAGGAACTTTGAATATATGTATTGTTATTACTAATgttgtattaaattataaaattatcttattttaattatagaactaaatcaaacttaaacataattttcttgttttcactTAACAAAAGAATTTAATGAGCGTagttcaataataattattacgtatttgattaatagaggttgggttatataaataatattattacgGACCAGAACGTCATCGAAGAGTTCCTTCgtcaacaagaaaaaaagctTGAGTTGCCATTTATGGAACAGATTTATATAGTTAGGTCAACGAAACAAGTTTAAAACGCAGAATTTTGACTCTTTTCAAACGCACCGAGCCTGTTCTCAGCCAATCTGGTCTTAAACGCCGCCGTTTTGTATTCCCACCAGGTGAATTCCTTGTACAAGCTTTCTTCCCCCTCTGCTAAAACCTGCGACAATGGCTGAATCTTTTCACTCAACGGCGGCCCCCCAAAGTAAATCATCGAAACCCTCTCTTTGTCGGAATCCGCCACCACTTTGTGCTTCACGCTTTTGAATCTCCCGTTGGTCATCACCTGCAGCGCATCGCCGACATTGACAAAGAACGCCGTCGTATCTGGCGGCACTGAGACCCACACGCCGTCTCTCCGGCAGATTTGCAAGCCGGTTGAGTTGTTTGATCTTAACAAAGATATGATTTGTGGGTCTGTATGTTCCCCGAATCCGATCATGTTTCGTCCTCCAACATCTTGCATTTCTGGACACCACGGGTAGTGATTCACTCTGAAATAACAATCAGCTTTCTCGTCGTTTATAAGCCTGCTTATCGCATTTTTTGGCTCGATTTTTAATCCTTCTGTTATTAATTCCACCACTTCGCCGCTCAATTTCTTCACCGCCGTCACATACTCCGCCGCCACAGAGCTAcaacaacattaaaattatcagaaccaaaatcaaaatcttaaaaaggCTAAGAACAGAGGCTTGAACTCTGTAATTCCGAAACAGATTGCTTTAAATTTTGGCAACTCACAGGAAGGAATCGGACTGTTGGGAGAAAAGGGGGAGAGGATTAGCGTTGAGAAGGAGATATTCGATCCAGCCCTTATCGCCATTAGAGCCGATATTTTTGGAGCCATAGCCCAAAGGGTCAGGCGGGCGAGCTTTATCTTTCTCGGACTGAGAAAGCTTGAAAAAACAGAGGGATTCATCTTCGAGTTTGGTCATCAACTCAACGGGAACACGGTGGTTTACCAGCTTGAAGAACCCGAATTCTTCACAGGCTTTGACGACGTGGGACTTAGCGTTGGGGTCTGAAAGGTCAATTTCCGGAATAtcggcggcggaggcggcggGTTTGCCCGTTGATCGGAGAAGAGAATATTTCTCCAAATCCAACGCTGGCTGAGATAGAACAACCATGGCGGCTTATAGAATCAAAGCGTTATGAACTTAAACACTTCATGTCCTTCGTTATTTATACCTTCGATGGGGACTCTGCCTCTACCTTCCTTTCGCAAACcatcaataatttaatctttcttGACCAAtcaaaaattagaattaataaaattaatattatttttattggagCCGTATATTTTCCCATTCGTATTGTCACGTTTTTTAGAATGTGTAAAACattatttgttcttatttgtttttttatttatttaactataAGGttctattttaaaacatattacccaaaaacaagaattctattattatttcaatctcgttgtttgttattttacgTGTGCTCCTAAATAGCTGTAAatggttataattttttaatgcgtggaatttttttattttcaattttcacaaGAGAGCGATATTGCaattattgcttttttttttttttttttttttttttaaaaaaaggaaaatgcgTCCAATCATTGATATTATAACGGAAAATCAAAAGGTCAATTAGAGGAGATTTTTTAGGTcgtgagataaaaaaaaaaaattgttttttttttcttttcaaatttttaattatggttgtgtttttttaacaaacataataatctataaataatgtttttataaatttcatttttaaaaaaataaatgataaatgataattaaaatgtatgaattgcaattaatttttaaaaattgggtGTGATTTTGCTGTCAATatcccatttaaaaaaaaaaaaaaaaaaaaaaNGGATTTCTGCCTCTTTCGTGTGTGTGAAATAGAAGTAACATTTATTCAGGTAACCACAAATATTCAACAATTATTCACGTAACCACAAATGTGACGAAGACTTTATGAAGTAGAGATAAAAAGTTGAACCCCTTTCCTAAATTCaactataataatttaatagaacAATAATACAAACATACTTTAATACCTAATTTAAGTGAAATACTTAAGCCATGGAGAATTAatgtaatagaaaaaagaaaaaaaaaaagaataattattaaaaaaaattaagtttaaaaaaataataataataatgtctATGGTTGCATGCTTTACAGTTAATATTGACTTCTCCAAAGAAACTGAATACATTGGAAACTATGGTCTAAGAGATTCAATATGAGCTTTTATCAAACAAGACAAACCTCTCCTCTACATAATAACTTTTTGGCTACAATTCATATGAAAATTTCCGCGTCTTCATATGTTTTTATCGTCAAACTGaactaaacatttttataacaaatgaatttatttttattttttaaaattagataaatttaattgattaaaatattagcataaatttcataattataaataagttgaatgattttaattttgttagaaAATCATTTCGGAtctaaatatcaataaatatattttttattttgtattgtgAGATTACAGATTCAAATCTTGATATCAACTCGACgaagacaagaaaataaaatgaagcgTCGAGGACAAGCAAGAATTGGGCccgaaatgaaaaaaaataagtgaatTTGTAgattaaacaataataaagaagCTTTGAATCCAACGGCGGTCAACATTGGGTTATTGGTGTGCAGCCAGCAAAACATAAATTAGgtcatttttatttgcttGGGGGACAAGTTAGTGAAAATCAATGTCCAATGTTGGgtttatttcatcattttagatttttttaaattttaattttggaatgaAAAGATTGAAGGTTGGACCTTTTTTCTAATACACAGACTTTATACCATATTTCATGACTTTAGTGAAAACGaataacaagaaaattgagagaaaataaatataattttttagaacaaaaaaaNttagaaaaaaaaaaaaaaaaataaataaaaaataaaaaataaaaaaagccaACATTTAGTTTGAGTGACCTTTCAATTATATGacataataaagtttttgGATAAAAAGGCAAACTAATTTGAGGATATTTCTTTTAAGGAATatggatttataaaaataacaattaaaatggttaaatccatttttttttgtttgatttttttattaattattaattattattattattatattttatcgTACACATTTTTATTGGGCCTCTTTTTAGAATGAAAGAACAAGTATCCCCGACCAACTGCCGTACGGATAATGATAGGTTACAAGGGTTTGaatgggaagaaaataaaacaaagaaaatggagacCCGTGATCtatgattttcttatttacaataataattttctttatattattcGGTCAcctaattttatgttttaatttttatttaacattctaactaattcatttttattccaTAATCGGAAAACTGGGAATTACCAAATCAAGACACCGGAAGAATGACAACGCAGTTTGCGACGGACAGAGCAGACGCCGAGATCTACCAACGGCGACGCTCTCTTCAAGCAAAAATCTCAAGAACTTCTCGGTCGATTCTTTCTTCCTCGAGGCCTTCTCCCCTTAAACGACATCGTTGCGGTTGGCTACAATCGGACATCCGGTTTCATTTGGCTCAAgcagcaaaagaaaaaggagcgCCGGTTCGCCGCCATTGGACGAACTGTCATGTACGACACTGAGGTCACCGCCTTTGTCATCGAAGAGCGCCACCTCCGCCCTCTCCGTGAATAAGAAACTAACGAATgaccactactagcagatattcttCTCTTTGTGCTTTCATTTTCGAGATTCCcttcaacatttttaaaacaggTCTTgtagggagatgttttcacatctttataaaaactgtttcgttctcctctacgatcaatgtgggatctcataataaatattaatcgAGATGTTGATGAATCCCTACCgtgaaattttatttcttttacccatttgaatttttctctcttcttatCGTCGCTaatggatgataaaagtcccacatctattaatttagggaatgatcctgggtttataatcaaagaatactttgTCCATCTTGgggagaccttttggggaagcccaaagcaaagttaTGAAAGCTTCTGCTTaaagtggaaaatatcataccattatggagtcATGTTTATCTAACCAAAGATAACAGAGGTGTTTATCTAACCAAAGATAACAGAGGTGACGAGACTAGAGGTACAAAGGCTCGCATGcatgaataataaaattccaTTAAGCTAAGCAACTTCACATGCTTTCTTTCCTAATTTCGGGCATATTAAGCAAACAAAATATTCACACAGACATCTCGAAAAtcacttatttattaatcttgTCCTAAAAAATGcaacaaaaaagaagcttcttctatatatataaatagagCATATATTATAGTCTTTAATGTGTCACATTTTCAAGAAGGGGGAAGTTTTATAATAGcagaaaaaagaggaagaaaggtGGAACCGACCTCAAGGGCGGTGGGTGGCAGCAGAGAGATGGCAGTAAAAGGCGGGAGATGATGACTGAGGGTTTTGGTTGTGGCAAGGAGACGAGCCAGAGGGAGGGACAAAGCCCTTTGGGAGCATCACGGAGAAAACTCTTCCCTTGTTATTGTTATTGCCATTGCTTTCAAACCTGGCtgtcgtcttcttctttttcttcttgctcTTCTTTTTTATCGCCATTTGTAATTTGTTGGCTTTGTACTGATCTACTGCTCGCTGTGGGTTTAGCAAGAATGGTGTGGTGGGTGCGCCGCCGTGGAGGGTGGTCCGGTGACGGCGGAGTTGTACGTCTGATCTGTAGGGAAGGAGTTTTgcggaggaggaagaggagattaatagaaagaagagaattagagagagagatttggaAGAATGGGGATTGAATCTTGAAACCCATTTCACGTTTGAGAAAACTTGAGTGCggataaatataaattgagGGAGGTTCGtagtagtaataataataataataataataataataataataatgtaaattttcaatagataataataataattacgtTAATAgtttttgtattatttgatGCATGAGAAATGAGTTTAATTAATGTTGTAATTTGCTCTTAGTCAACCACATTTCccttattaaaaataaataaataaataaataaaagtctaTTTTGCGAGGCaggaataaaaaattatttgttcgGATAACTATTAGATTAGATGTATTAttagtaatatattttatttttattataaattgacAGTTATATTGTGACaatatctaattttttgttggactaatataaaaaaaatttatttaacatcCGAGTGAATCAAgtaaattattcattagaaGAGATGAACTTTAATTCGATTTGAAGGAAAAGTCGAGGTtcggttaaaaaaaaatgtgtataAATCAAACCATGAATGGTTGAATTGATTACTTTGGTTCGATTCCTTCAACTAACTCTGAGGAACTGTTATTGGTTATTTAAAtggatttaattaaataatatgagTTTAGAATTAcgagtgaaataaataaattttaaaaaaataataataaataaaaactgtTCCCTTCTCATTTCGTACTTAAATGTCGAATTGTTGTGATGTTCGCGGAATAATGATTATTCGGTTTAAATTTCGCACACCTTCTTCCTCTCCTCGTCTCTCTCTGTCTACGACGCATAGACCTTCACCTGTTCTTGTGTATCAATCCATACGTACAATTGCTGCCAATCCAGTTCCCGCTCAATATTTTCCGATCATCTCTACCGGTAATCATCGATCGGACGATGTAAGAAGAGCAATAGGAATCCGTCGCCATTTTTAAATCTCcgtgtctctctctctctccttgcGACTCAGGCCTCCGAGCGGAGCGGAGAGGAGGCCAACCGTACGCAAGCCCTAGACGGAGATCCGATTGAACATGTCTAGTTCTCTACCGTACTCTGTGAAGGATGTTCATTATGACAATGCTAAGTTTCGACAGAGATCCTACTTGAAGGTCTTTCTATGCTAGATCTTGacttcttcctccatttcaatttcatgaaaTCTGATTGCATAACAGGCACTGCGTTTGTGCGATTTATTATTCGGTTAACGTTTGGAAGAATTGGTAGCTTTCTAGTTACATTCTGCAACGAgtatttcttgtttcttattcGTTCTTGAACTTCGATTGTGCCTTGAACAACTTTACATTCTCCATGTGTAATTGTTCTTACTGATGTCATGTACTTTATTTAAGAATGT includes these proteins:
- the LOC111804480 gene encoding gibberellin 2-beta-dioxygenase, whose product is MVVLSQPALDLEKYSLLRSTGKPAASAADIPEIDLSDPNAKSHVVKACEEFGFFKLVNHRVPVELMTKLEDESLCFFKLSQSEKDKARPPDPLGYGSKNIGSNGDKGWIEYLLLNANPLPLFSQQSDSFLSVAAEYVTAVKKLSGEVVELITEGLKIEPKNAISRLINDEKADCYFRVNHYPWCPEMQDVGGRNMIGFGEHTDPQIISLLRSNNSTGLQICRRDGVWVSVPPDTTAFFVNVGDALQVMTNGRFKSVKHKVVADSDKERVSMIYFGGPPLSEKIQPLSQVLAEGEESLYKEFTWWEYKTAAFKTRLAENRLGAFEKSQNSAF